The Microaerobacter geothermalis genome contains a region encoding:
- a CDS encoding aldehyde ferredoxin oxidoreductase N-terminal domain-containing protein, producing MYKKAFSIRKMIGGIKLKLPGYQDKVAWIDLSEEKIEYKEIGEDIKEKYIGARGIGNKYVFDNGPKVNPLDAENMLAIMTGPITGTQVTMGNRLAVVTKSPLTGTITNSHMGGWAASRIRWAGFDGFVIKGKADRPIYLFVENGQVEIREASDIWGKGIHEVVQIMRERYGEKDLSVIAIGQAGENLVKFSAILNEDDRAAGRGGTGAVAGSKNLKAIVIRGSTKNALKPEQGEEHKKARQTALKMIMEGVITAPKKGGLSVYGTNVLMNVLNEVGGLPAYNAKQSHYELADEISGEAYRKELLVSDPTCHACPVACKKEVEVKEGKFKTSVESMEYETAWSLGAMCGNPIYQLPFLRFLFHQ from the coding sequence GTGTACAAAAAAGCATTTTCTATTAGAAAAATGATTGGAGGAATTAAGTTGAAGCTTCCTGGTTATCAGGATAAGGTTGCATGGATTGATTTATCTGAAGAGAAAATTGAGTATAAGGAAATTGGAGAAGATATTAAAGAAAAATACATCGGTGCAAGGGGTATAGGCAATAAATACGTCTTTGACAACGGTCCTAAGGTTAATCCATTAGATGCAGAAAATATGTTGGCAATCATGACTGGGCCGATTACAGGAACACAGGTAACAATGGGAAATAGACTTGCTGTTGTTACAAAATCCCCCTTAACTGGAACAATAACAAATTCACATATGGGCGGATGGGCTGCATCTAGAATCCGTTGGGCTGGATTTGATGGCTTCGTAATCAAAGGGAAGGCTGACCGGCCAATTTACTTATTTGTTGAAAATGGTCAAGTGGAAATTCGCGAGGCTAGCGATATCTGGGGCAAGGGTATTCATGAAGTAGTCCAAATCATGAGAGAACGTTACGGTGAAAAGGATCTAAGTGTAATAGCAATTGGACAGGCCGGGGAAAATCTTGTTAAGTTTTCCGCTATTCTAAACGAGGATGATAGGGCAGCCGGTCGAGGAGGAACAGGAGCTGTTGCTGGGAGCAAAAATCTAAAGGCTATTGTAATTAGAGGTTCAACCAAAAATGCTCTAAAACCAGAGCAAGGGGAAGAGCATAAAAAGGCAAGACAAACTGCTTTGAAAATGATTATGGAAGGCGTTATTACAGCACCCAAAAAAGGTGGACTATCGGTTTATGGTACGAATGTTCTAATGAATGTACTAAACGAGGTTGGAGGACTTCCGGCATATAATGCAAAGCAATCACATTATGAGCTTGCTGATGAGATAAGTGGTGAAGCATATCGAAAGGAGCTTTTGGTTTCAGACCCAACTTGTCATGCTTGTCCTGTCGCATGTAAAAAAGAGGTTGAGGTAAAAGAAGGGAAGTTCAAAACAAGTGTTGAATCCATGGAATATGAAACAGCTTGGTCATTAGGGGCAATGTGCGGGAATCCAATTTACCAATTACCTTTTCTAAGGTTTCTTTTTCACCAATAA
- a CDS encoding copper amine oxidase N-terminal domain-containing protein — protein MITRSKKIIAAMLMLLILLSLNSAHLYAASSASLSNTLFARYTSPEGINFDSYSTKWDRQKLKQLYEVFIKNPHSSELSVLSTVKLSPEEPIGEAGNVTLSWTIDRYGKMEFKSGQTITLFQADRLTSVEELSFALNHEYGHLFTYYWLIKKENKLPVDPSTEWAKIRKLNGFPIRWENSKLEYDHFWQPEEIMADDYAILFGAPEGKTGIKENTLFQIENTLIPPAENVPGLREYWAKLSGIQVNLQPLYQPELTSFLIRYVDGGYGKEPVYTFSFTPARENPSTKDRINYFLIFSEQNSSSVPFVYGQSDIVQGKTTIQYGTKIEGNRIYRPFIPKEKGYIRIYAFDTETKQMTYSPMYWYDFRNPFQPKAIPNQFERSKINYPVSVFIDNIEQFYDQQPVIVNGSTLVPLRGIFETLGADITWDGANRTVTAVKGDAIIVLQIGNALARINGKPIILRQKPEIINNRTMVPLRFVSEALGARVDWEGASKSVFIVTKDQ, from the coding sequence TTGATTACTCGCAGCAAGAAAATAATTGCGGCAATGCTAATGCTTCTAATTTTATTAAGCTTAAATTCCGCTCATTTATATGCCGCCTCATCTGCATCTCTGTCAAATACTCTATTTGCCAGATATACTTCGCCGGAAGGAATCAATTTTGACAGCTACTCAACGAAATGGGATCGACAGAAATTAAAGCAGTTATACGAAGTATTTATCAAAAATCCCCACTCATCAGAACTATCTGTCCTTTCCACTGTAAAACTTTCGCCAGAGGAACCCATAGGTGAAGCGGGCAATGTTACATTAAGCTGGACAATTGATCGGTATGGGAAAATGGAATTCAAATCAGGGCAAACCATAACATTATTTCAAGCGGATCGGTTGACCAGTGTTGAAGAATTGTCTTTTGCATTAAATCATGAATATGGCCATCTTTTTACATACTATTGGCTTATTAAAAAGGAAAATAAATTACCGGTTGATCCCTCAACGGAATGGGCGAAAATCAGAAAATTGAATGGGTTTCCAATTAGATGGGAAAACAGCAAACTGGAATATGACCATTTCTGGCAACCGGAAGAAATTATGGCAGATGATTATGCGATCCTATTTGGAGCACCGGAAGGGAAAACCGGAATAAAAGAGAATACCCTGTTTCAAATTGAGAATACCCTTATTCCACCGGCAGAAAATGTGCCCGGATTACGTGAGTACTGGGCCAAATTATCAGGTATTCAAGTCAATTTACAACCGCTTTACCAACCTGAGCTCACATCATTTCTTATTCGTTATGTTGATGGCGGTTACGGAAAGGAACCGGTCTATACCTTCTCATTTACGCCAGCAAGGGAGAACCCGTCAACGAAGGATAGAATCAATTACTTCTTAATCTTTAGTGAGCAAAATTCTTCCTCGGTTCCTTTTGTTTATGGCCAGTCCGATATTGTGCAAGGAAAAACCACGATACAATACGGAACCAAAATTGAAGGGAACAGGATTTATAGACCTTTCATACCGAAAGAAAAAGGATATATCCGTATTTATGCTTTCGATACCGAAACGAAGCAGATGACCTACTCTCCGATGTATTGGTATGATTTCCGCAATCCGTTTCAACCCAAAGCAATTCCCAATCAATTTGAGAGAAGCAAGATAAACTACCCCGTATCCGTGTTTATTGATAATATCGAACAATTTTACGATCAACAGCCTGTTATCGTCAATGGGTCAACTCTGGTTCCGTTACGGGGTATTTTTGAAACATTAGGAGCGGATATTACATGGGATGGTGCTAACCGGACTGTGACTGCTGTTAAAGGGGATGCCATCATCGTGTTGCAAATAGGTAATGCTTTGGCCCGTATTAACGGAAAGCCCATTATTCTTAGACAGAAACCTGAGATTATCAATAATAGAACAATGGTGCCATTACGGTTTGTCAGCGAAGCTTTGGGTGCTAGAGTCGATTGGGAAGGTGCATCAAAATCTGTTTTCATTGTGACGAAGGATCAATAA
- a CDS encoding 2-hydroxyacid dehydrogenase, protein MKPKVYITRRIPKEVVEKIGQLCEVRMWGEEDVPVPRQVLEEEIIEADGLFCLLTESIDESLISRAKNLKVISNMAVGYNNIDVDAATRRGIMVTNTPGVLTETTADLTFALLMATARRIVESTDYLRSGKWKTWSPMLLTGQDVYGATLGIIGMGRIGEAVAKRAKGFDMKVLYHNRNRKLEAEQTFDLEYADLQTLLKESDFVCVMTPYTPETRNLIGEKELSLMKKTAVLINTARGGIVNEQALYEALKNGTIWAAGLDVFEEEPIKPDHPLLKLPNVVMLPHIGSASIKTRTRMAEVAATNLLQALSNQTPEHLVNRELVNR, encoded by the coding sequence TTGAAGCCAAAAGTTTACATTACCAGGCGAATACCAAAAGAAGTGGTAGAAAAAATCGGCCAGCTTTGTGAAGTAAGGATGTGGGGAGAAGAAGATGTTCCTGTTCCGAGGCAAGTATTGGAGGAGGAGATTATTGAGGCAGACGGATTATTCTGTCTCCTCACCGAATCGATAGACGAATCTCTAATCAGTAGGGCAAAAAACCTGAAAGTAATTAGCAATATGGCTGTTGGGTATAACAATATTGATGTTGATGCCGCAACAAGACGGGGGATTATGGTTACCAATACACCGGGAGTATTAACGGAAACGACTGCAGATCTTACTTTTGCTCTATTAATGGCGACTGCCCGCAGAATAGTAGAATCAACTGACTATTTACGGAGCGGAAAATGGAAAACATGGTCTCCAATGTTGCTTACGGGACAAGATGTATATGGTGCAACTTTGGGGATTATTGGGATGGGGAGAATAGGGGAAGCTGTAGCCAAAAGGGCAAAGGGTTTTGATATGAAGGTTCTTTACCATAACCGGAACCGCAAGCTGGAAGCCGAGCAGACGTTTGATTTAGAATATGCAGATTTGCAAACTCTTTTGAAAGAATCAGACTTTGTCTGTGTGATGACACCCTATACTCCTGAAACCCGCAATTTAATCGGTGAAAAAGAGCTTTCCTTGATGAAGAAAACGGCGGTTCTGATTAACACCGCACGGGGCGGAATTGTCAATGAGCAGGCACTGTATGAAGCGCTGAAAAACGGAACGATTTGGGCTGCAGGGTTGGATGTATTTGAAGAAGAGCCGATAAAGCCGGATCATCCGCTTCTAAAACTGCCTAATGTTGTGATGCTGCCGCATATCGGAAGCGCGAGCATCAAGACTAGAACCCGAATGGCAGAAGTTGCTGCAACCAATCTTCTTCAAGCTTTATCCAATCAGACACCGGAGCATCTCGTAAATCGAGAGCTTGTTAACAGATAG
- a CDS encoding ABC transporter ATP-binding protein, with protein sequence MFVQIKNLQFQYKNTKETTIKNFTLDMTKGEIVCILGESGSGKSTILRLLAGLEIPDAGSIVVNGRVFIDDRHYTPPEKRGIGMVFQDYALFPHMTVAKNIKFGLRKWSRKQRQQRLDEMLSLTNLEEYKDRYPHELSGGQQQRVALARSLAPSPSLLLFDEPFSNLDADLQVRIRDDLRKILKETGITSIFVTHDQNDAIALADRIVCINNGTIERIVTPTDLLECKSASKIYTLYTHHNNNQFIRHRHSHNSKP encoded by the coding sequence ATGTTTGTTCAAATTAAAAACTTACAATTCCAATATAAAAACACAAAAGAAACGACGATTAAAAATTTCACATTAGATATGACGAAGGGAGAAATTGTTTGCATTCTTGGTGAAAGCGGGAGCGGGAAGAGTACCATTCTGAGATTGCTAGCTGGACTGGAAATCCCTGACGCCGGCTCTATTGTCGTTAATGGAAGGGTATTTATTGACGACCGTCATTACACTCCGCCTGAAAAAAGAGGTATTGGCATGGTATTTCAAGATTATGCTCTTTTTCCTCATATGACTGTAGCCAAAAATATTAAATTCGGATTAAGGAAATGGAGCCGGAAACAAAGGCAGCAGCGTCTTGATGAAATGCTGTCGTTAACCAACCTGGAGGAGTATAAAGACCGTTACCCTCACGAATTAAGCGGTGGTCAGCAGCAACGTGTTGCTCTTGCCAGATCCCTTGCTCCTTCTCCTTCCTTGCTCCTGTTTGATGAGCCCTTTAGCAATCTGGATGCTGACCTTCAGGTCAGAATCAGGGATGACTTGCGGAAGATTTTAAAAGAGACCGGCATCACATCTATCTTTGTTACTCACGATCAGAATGATGCCATAGCATTGGCGGATCGGATTGTTTGTATCAACAACGGAACCATTGAACGAATCGTAACTCCTACAGATTTACTCGAATGCAAATCTGCGAGCAAGATATACACACTTTACACACACCATAATAACAACCAGTTCATCAGGCATAGGCATTCCCATAATTCCAAACCATAG